A part of Prolixibacteraceae bacterium genomic DNA contains:
- a CDS encoding L-rhamnose mutarotase translates to MENRKEYKRYCKALTLKDDPALIKAYKEVHGPGAAWPEITQGMLDVGIIDMEIYLVGTQLFMIMDTVADFDHDKAMAELATKPRQSEWEAYVSKFQNSSDEATADEKWRLMDRIYKLGL, encoded by the coding sequence ATGGAAAATAGAAAAGAGTATAAAAGATACTGTAAGGCATTGACATTGAAAGATGACCCAGCCTTAATCAAAGCATATAAAGAAGTTCATGGACCTGGTGCTGCTTGGCCAGAGATAACACAAGGAATGTTAGATGTTGGTATCATCGACATGGAGATCTACCTCGTAGGAACGCAGTTGTTCATGATCATGGATACCGTGGCCGATTTCGACCACGACAAAGCAATGGCAGAGTTGGCTACCAAGCCACGCCAGTCTGAATGGGAAGCCTATGTATCGAAATTTCAAAATAGTTCGGACGAAGCAACGGCCGACGAGAAATGGAGATTAATGGATCGTATATATAAGTTAGGATTGTAA
- a CDS encoding PDZ domain-containing protein produces MKKLNIRYKLLLIFCFYTFSIQAKDIHVSTSGDNRADGTIKNPVHTIQRAVEMLRSSKELSKNHRSYIWVHGGTYRIAKPIEISTEDSGLEDAELVVKAVEGDEVIITSAMLLNLKWKKHKGQVYKAQLKLDSDIDQLIINDQLNHMARYPNFMESMVGKKKGKKHTVPFNGGAADAWSVSKSKEWKDPTGAYMHAMHRALWGDIHFEVTGKNSKGELEYIGGWQNNRVNTIKAVHKSHRMIENIFEELDAPGEWFYDKKEATLYCYPDENTNLSKAKIEAVMETKELVRIVGDFEHTKTKMDIRGGNGIVFHAEMPRIKKPVHHIVFDGIKFTGTARTFMDNNEPLVRSDWTIYRSGAFYISGAEDVMVKNCTFYQLGGNALFVDGYNRRVTVKSSYFHHNGATDVNFVGSTQAVRNPLFQYGETKVPFDKIDTAIGPKTPDYPADCLVEDCLMTECGRVEKQTAGVNIAISSRITVRHNTIYRVPRAAINICDGCWGGHIIEWNKCFETVLETGDHGAFNSWGRDRFWHSASPNGAKEKMADGSIRIEKMVEKWEDVALWDAYQTNIMRHNFWMCDNGWDVDLDDGSTNYEIYNNLCLRGGLKTREGYHRNVYNNIIFNYFTCNVPYPAPTYDQFRTNIIIGDTYVSKFPTKWGGVIDNTLFHNPNYKESVPATAISDWTHQDKHSIVANAQFIAPLEGNFHVKHNSPAVKLGFKNFPMEGFGVTSERLKKLVPEVDIVMPSKYFNNTRNSDKNVSIKGAEFNSLDTESEQTAYGSKSIAGAIVVKMTGHSAIKRIGLQLDDVVLKVNKKKIVTAKDLQRLMSKLEAGSENTAVILRGQEERTIKFKL; encoded by the coding sequence ATGAAAAAGTTAAACATAAGATATAAGCTGTTGCTTATATTCTGCTTCTACACATTCTCCATTCAGGCGAAAGACATTCACGTCTCTACATCTGGAGATAACCGTGCCGATGGAACAATTAAAAATCCTGTTCATACAATCCAACGAGCAGTCGAGATGCTTCGTTCCTCCAAAGAGTTGTCAAAAAATCACCGCTCATACATCTGGGTTCATGGAGGAACATATAGGATAGCTAAGCCTATCGAAATATCAACAGAAGATAGTGGTTTAGAAGATGCTGAACTCGTAGTCAAAGCTGTCGAAGGAGATGAGGTGATCATCACTTCTGCAATGCTTCTGAATCTGAAATGGAAAAAGCACAAAGGCCAAGTATATAAAGCCCAGTTGAAATTGGATAGCGATATCGACCAACTGATTATAAATGATCAGCTCAATCATATGGCTAGATATCCTAACTTTATGGAGTCGATGGTCGGAAAGAAAAAGGGTAAAAAGCATACCGTTCCATTTAATGGAGGAGCTGCCGATGCTTGGAGTGTTTCTAAAAGTAAAGAGTGGAAAGATCCTACAGGAGCATATATGCATGCAATGCATCGTGCACTATGGGGAGATATCCACTTTGAAGTGACAGGAAAAAACAGCAAAGGAGAGTTAGAGTATATCGGAGGATGGCAGAACAACCGTGTCAATACCATCAAGGCTGTGCATAAAAGCCATCGAATGATTGAAAACATATTCGAAGAACTCGATGCTCCTGGAGAGTGGTTCTACGATAAAAAAGAGGCTACACTATATTGCTATCCTGACGAAAATACCAATCTATCTAAAGCGAAGATCGAAGCTGTGATGGAGACAAAAGAACTTGTTCGTATTGTAGGAGACTTTGAGCATACCAAAACAAAAATGGATATTCGAGGAGGAAACGGGATTGTTTTCCATGCCGAAATGCCTCGAATAAAAAAGCCTGTGCATCATATCGTTTTTGATGGAATAAAATTCACAGGTACTGCTCGTACATTCATGGACAATAATGAACCATTGGTTCGATCGGATTGGACAATATATAGAAGCGGGGCTTTCTATATTTCTGGTGCAGAAGATGTAATGGTGAAAAACTGTACTTTCTACCAATTGGGAGGAAACGCACTTTTTGTAGATGGTTATAACAGAAGAGTAACCGTGAAAAGTTCATACTTCCATCATAATGGTGCTACCGATGTGAACTTCGTTGGGTCTACACAAGCAGTGAGAAATCCGCTATTTCAGTATGGCGAGACGAAAGTGCCATTTGATAAAATCGATACAGCTATTGGTCCTAAAACACCCGATTACCCTGCCGACTGTTTGGTGGAAGATTGTTTAATGACCGAGTGTGGTCGTGTAGAAAAACAGACTGCAGGGGTAAATATTGCCATCAGTTCTAGGATCACAGTTCGACACAATACCATATATCGTGTTCCACGTGCTGCCATTAACATATGTGATGGATGTTGGGGTGGACATATCATCGAGTGGAATAAATGTTTTGAGACGGTACTCGAAACTGGGGATCATGGTGCGTTTAACTCATGGGGACGTGATCGATTCTGGCATTCAGCGAGTCCAAATGGGGCAAAAGAAAAGATGGCAGACGGATCTATTCGTATAGAGAAAATGGTGGAAAAGTGGGAAGATGTAGCACTTTGGGATGCATATCAAACAAACATCATGCGTCATAACTTCTGGATGTGTGATAACGGTTGGGATGTCGATCTTGATGACGGATCAACAAACTATGAAATCTATAATAACCTCTGTCTAAGAGGAGGGTTGAAAACACGTGAAGGTTATCACAGAAATGTGTATAACAACATTATCTTTAACTATTTCACATGTAATGTGCCATATCCAGCACCTACATACGATCAATTTAGAACCAACATCATCATCGGCGACACTTATGTCTCAAAGTTCCCAACAAAATGGGGAGGAGTAATCGATAATACCCTATTTCATAACCCTAATTACAAAGAAAGTGTACCTGCGACTGCTATTTCTGATTGGACCCACCAAGATAAACATAGCATTGTTGCCAATGCACAATTTATTGCTCCTTTAGAAGGAAATTTCCATGTAAAACACAATTCACCGGCAGTAAAGCTTGGTTTTAAGAATTTCCCTATGGAAGGGTTTGGAGTCACATCAGAACGATTAAAGAAACTCGTTCCTGAGGTAGATATTGTGATGCCTTCGAAGTATTTTAATAACACAAGAAATAGTGATAAGAACGTAAGTATCAAAGGAGCTGAATTTAATTCATTAGATACAGAGTCCGAACAAACAGCTTATGGCTCAAAGTCAATTGCAGGTGCTATTGTTGTAAAAATGACTGGACATAGTGCGATAAAAAGAATTGGCCTTCAATTAGACGATGTGGTGCTTAAGGTGAATAAGAAAAAGATTGTTACAGCAAAAGACCTTCAACGTCTTATGTCAAAATTAGAAGCAGGAAGTGAAAACACTGCAGTAATTTTAAGAGGACAAGAGGAGAGAACGATCAAATTTAAACTATAA
- a CDS encoding tagaturonate reductase, whose protein sequence is MKLNRANITPALPKRPIKIVQFGEGNFLRAFVDWMIDRMNKTLDFNAGIKVIQPIDRGMVDMLNDQDGLYTLYLRGLQNGEAKSEHTLIDAIQGGLNPYTEHEAFLALAEEEELRFVISNTTEAGIAFDPNDKLEDKPQNSYPGKLTALLYERFCHFEGNKDKGLIIIPCELIDENAVRLKEIVLKYANLWNLGADFLRWIEESNYFCSTLVDRIVPGYPRDRMPEITEELGYEDNLVVEGEFFHLWVIQAPEQVQKEFPAPEAGLNVIYTDDIRPYKKRKVRILNGVHTVLVPVAYLYGLDAVRQSVENEVCGRFIQKAIDEEIIPSLDMDKEELTAYSKDVLERFSNPYIHHLLLSISLNSFSKFETRVLPTILAYVEQEGKVPARLTFAMAAMLYFYRGKRNLEDIPVNDAKEVMDLMNREWANVSSSLEFEGLVKNVLAEKAIWKMDLNEVDGLADAVTKSLQLIHDQGMNKAIENML, encoded by the coding sequence ATGAAATTAAATAGAGCAAATATAACTCCAGCCTTACCTAAAAGGCCTATTAAGATTGTACAGTTCGGTGAAGGTAACTTCCTAAGAGCATTTGTGGATTGGATGATCGATAGAATGAATAAGACATTAGATTTCAATGCAGGAATCAAAGTGATACAACCTATCGACCGAGGAATGGTGGATATGTTGAACGACCAAGATGGTCTTTATACGTTGTATCTGCGTGGTCTTCAAAATGGGGAAGCTAAAAGTGAGCATACGCTAATCGATGCGATCCAAGGTGGACTTAATCCATATACCGAACATGAAGCTTTTCTTGCCTTGGCAGAAGAAGAGGAGCTGAGATTTGTGATCTCTAACACCACCGAAGCAGGTATCGCTTTCGATCCAAACGATAAGTTAGAAGACAAGCCTCAGAACTCATACCCTGGTAAATTAACAGCCCTTCTATATGAGAGATTCTGTCATTTCGAGGGTAACAAAGACAAAGGGTTGATCATCATCCCATGTGAGTTAATCGATGAAAATGCTGTTCGTCTTAAAGAGATCGTTCTTAAGTATGCGAATCTATGGAACCTAGGAGCTGATTTCTTGAGATGGATCGAAGAGTCGAACTACTTCTGTAGTACTTTAGTGGATCGTATCGTTCCTGGATACCCAAGAGATCGTATGCCAGAAATTACTGAAGAGCTAGGATATGAAGACAACCTAGTGGTAGAAGGCGAATTCTTCCACCTATGGGTTATTCAAGCTCCAGAACAAGTACAAAAAGAGTTTCCTGCACCTGAGGCTGGACTAAATGTAATCTATACTGACGATATCCGTCCTTACAAAAAACGTAAAGTAAGAATCCTAAATGGCGTACACACTGTATTGGTTCCTGTTGCCTATCTGTATGGATTGGATGCCGTAAGACAATCTGTAGAGAATGAGGTGTGTGGTCGTTTCATTCAAAAAGCGATCGACGAAGAGATTATCCCTTCGTTAGATATGGATAAAGAGGAGTTGACTGCCTATTCTAAGGACGTGTTAGAACGTTTCAGTAACCCTTATATCCACCACCTTCTATTGTCGATATCATTAAATTCGTTCTCTAAATTTGAGACTCGTGTATTGCCAACAATCTTAGCATATGTGGAGCAAGAAGGTAAAGTGCCCGCAAGGTTAACTTTTGCTATGGCAGCCATGCTATACTTCTACAGAGGAAAACGTAACCTAGAGGACATCCCTGTAAACGATGCTAAAGAGGTGATGGATTTGATGAACAGAGAGTGGGCTAATGTATCTTCTTCTCTTGAGTTTGAAGGATTAGTGAAAAATGTATTGGCTGAAAAAGCAATCTGGAAAATGGACCTTAACGAAGTAGATGGATTGGCTGACGCAGTCACTAAGTCACTACAGTTGATCCATGATCAAGGGATGAATAAAGCCATTGAGAATATGCTATAA
- the fucP gene encoding L-fucose:H+ symporter permease, with protein sequence MNSKDQVVPRSMLLPFILITCCFALWGFANDITNPMVEAFSRIFNMGASGGTWVQVVFYGGYGAMAFPAALFIRKYTYKAGILVGLGLYALGCLLFLPASSLGMYAPFLIAYFIMTCGLSFLETSANPYILSMGPDSTATRRLNLAQAFNPIGSLTGMFIATTVIQAKLDPRGAAAREALSPEAFDAVKAHDLNILSQPYIAIGLVIIAMFITIALVKMPKKEENDHRLNLLGTLKKLFKISKYREGVITQMFYVGAQIMCWTFIVQYGQRIFVRDGLTPDALQSGWLSIVNSLGFLSKDVADIISSGQGVNGLTEGAGAHIAQLYNILAMFFFLVARFVCTFMLKYVQPGRLLQYLAIGGIALTSGTILIDGMNGLYCLVGVSACMSLMFPTIYGIALEGMGDDAKFGAAGLIMAIVGGTFLPKIQAAIIDMKTVGSMSAVNLSFILPLICFVIITIYGYRTVKRHMA encoded by the coding sequence ATGAATTCAAAAGATCAAGTAGTCCCCAGGTCGATGCTCCTCCCCTTTATCTTAATTACATGCTGTTTTGCTCTATGGGGTTTTGCAAACGATATTACTAACCCAATGGTTGAAGCGTTCTCTCGTATCTTCAACATGGGAGCCAGTGGTGGTACCTGGGTGCAAGTGGTATTCTATGGTGGATATGGTGCGATGGCATTCCCAGCGGCACTATTCATTAGAAAATACACATACAAAGCCGGTATTCTTGTAGGTCTAGGGCTTTACGCACTTGGATGTTTACTCTTCTTACCTGCGAGTTCACTAGGAATGTATGCTCCATTCTTGATAGCTTACTTTATCATGACATGTGGTCTATCTTTCCTAGAAACGAGTGCCAACCCATATATCTTATCAATGGGTCCAGACTCGACTGCAACTCGTCGATTGAACTTAGCGCAAGCATTTAACCCTATCGGATCGTTGACCGGTATGTTTATTGCGACTACTGTGATCCAAGCGAAATTAGACCCTAGAGGTGCTGCAGCACGTGAAGCATTGTCCCCAGAAGCTTTCGACGCTGTAAAAGCACACGATTTAAATATTCTAAGCCAGCCATATATTGCTATTGGACTAGTGATTATCGCAATGTTTATCACGATTGCTTTAGTGAAGATGCCTAAGAAAGAGGAGAACGATCACCGTTTGAATCTATTAGGTACATTGAAGAAACTATTCAAGATCTCCAAATATCGTGAAGGAGTAATCACACAGATGTTCTATGTAGGTGCACAGATCATGTGTTGGACATTTATCGTACAATATGGACAGAGAATCTTTGTTAGAGATGGATTGACTCCAGATGCACTGCAAAGCGGATGGTTAAGCATTGTAAACAGCCTTGGGTTCTTATCAAAAGATGTTGCTGATATCATCTCATCAGGACAAGGAGTTAATGGTCTTACAGAAGGTGCTGGAGCACACATTGCACAGCTTTATAATATCCTTGCAATGTTCTTCTTCTTGGTAGCTCGTTTCGTTTGTACTTTCATGCTTAAGTATGTACAACCAGGTCGCTTACTTCAATATCTAGCTATCGGTGGTATTGCACTTACATCAGGAACCATTCTTATCGATGGAATGAACGGATTATACTGCTTGGTAGGTGTATCAGCATGTATGTCTTTAATGTTCCCTACCATCTATGGTATCGCATTGGAAGGAATGGGTGACGACGCGAAATTTGGAGCAGCAGGTCTTATTATGGCTATTGTTGGAGGTACTTTCCTTCCAAAAATACAAGCTGCAATTATCGATATGAAGACTGTTGGATCGATGTCTGCAGTAAACCTATCGTTCATACTACCATTGATCTGTTTCGTGATCATCACGATCTACGGATATAGAACGGTAAAAAGACACATGGCTTAA
- a CDS encoding zinc-binding alcohol dehydrogenase family protein, with amino-acid sequence MKQLVCLKPGSFEMQDVVKPARKEGHALLKIKRIGICGTDLHAFEGTQPFFSYPRVLGHELSGEIMELDSEEGGFEVGEQVTFIPYYPCHDCVACRNGKPNCCTNIQGAGVHIDGGMVEYLNVPQYALIHGQGMSYDELAMVEPMAIGAHAVRVSEIKKDEFVIVTGAGPIGLGAMAFAKIKGAKVIALDVQDSRLEFAKEHFGADYAVNALNNPVEAVREITGGDMVTTIIDATGNLRAIEGSLDYLAHGGKITMVGLQLEKFSFAHPEFHKRETTLRSSRNATREDFDHVIDSMKTGKVDVKSLITHRSAFDNLVENFDSWLDPKTGVVKAVVNLD; translated from the coding sequence ATGAAGCAGTTAGTATGCTTGAAGCCAGGGAGCTTCGAAATGCAGGATGTAGTAAAACCAGCTAGAAAAGAGGGCCATGCCCTACTAAAAATAAAAAGAATAGGTATTTGTGGAACCGATCTTCATGCCTTTGAAGGAACGCAACCTTTCTTCTCTTATCCTCGTGTTCTTGGACACGAATTGTCTGGAGAGATCATGGAGTTGGATAGCGAAGAAGGTGGATTTGAAGTAGGTGAACAAGTGACTTTTATTCCATATTACCCATGTCACGACTGTGTGGCATGTCGTAATGGTAAACCAAACTGTTGTACAAACATCCAAGGTGCTGGTGTACACATTGATGGTGGAATGGTAGAGTACCTTAACGTACCACAATATGCCTTGATTCACGGTCAAGGAATGAGCTACGATGAGTTGGCTATGGTAGAGCCAATGGCTATTGGAGCACATGCTGTTCGTGTTTCTGAAATCAAAAAAGATGAGTTCGTGATTGTGACAGGTGCTGGACCTATTGGTCTAGGTGCTATGGCTTTTGCTAAGATTAAAGGTGCAAAAGTAATCGCATTAGATGTTCAAGATAGCCGTTTAGAATTTGCAAAAGAGCATTTCGGAGCAGACTATGCTGTGAACGCACTGAACAATCCTGTTGAGGCGGTAAGAGAGATTACTGGTGGCGATATGGTAACTACCATTATCGATGCTACAGGTAACCTTAGAGCTATCGAAGGAAGTCTAGACTACCTAGCACACGGAGGTAAAATCACTATGGTAGGCCTACAGCTAGAGAAATTTAGTTTTGCTCATCCTGAGTTCCACAAAAGAGAGACTACATTACGCAGTAGCCGTAATGCAACTCGTGAGGACTTTGACCATGTTATCGATTCAATGAAGACTGGTAAAGTAGATGTGAAATCATTGATTACACATCGTTCTGCGTTCGATAATTTGGTTGAGAATTTTGATTCATGGTTAGACCCGAAAACGGGCGTAGTAAAAGCCGTAGTTAATTTAGATTAA
- a CDS encoding amidohydrolase family protein, which produces MKTPRIDSHQHFWKYDTQKHAWISDEMSILKKDYFPADLKPCLEAIEFDGCVAVQADQSEDETKFLIALSETDRFVRGVVGWVDFRAEDIEERLAYYKNYPVVKGFRHVVQDEPDDAFLLGDDFMRGIALLEKYGYTYDILILEKHLKVAEKFITAFPNQPFVIDHIAKPNIKEKSIDTWKADMQAIAKHKNVYCKLSGMVTEADWSNWNDDDLIPYIDATIETFGADRVMIGSDWPVCTLGGSYQRVMGVVMDRINLLSETDQEAILGGNAIKFYNL; this is translated from the coding sequence ATGAAAACACCTAGAATAGATTCGCATCAACACTTTTGGAAGTATGACACCCAAAAGCATGCTTGGATATCAGACGAGATGTCTATCCTAAAGAAGGACTATTTTCCCGCAGACCTTAAACCATGTTTAGAAGCGATTGAATTTGATGGATGTGTCGCTGTTCAAGCGGACCAATCTGAAGACGAAACCAAATTTCTCATTGCCCTATCAGAGACCGACCGTTTCGTTAGAGGCGTTGTAGGATGGGTTGACTTCAGAGCAGAAGATATCGAAGAGCGCTTGGCATACTACAAGAACTATCCTGTGGTAAAAGGATTTCGTCATGTAGTCCAAGATGAACCCGATGATGCTTTCCTACTAGGTGATGATTTCATGCGCGGTATTGCTTTGTTAGAGAAGTATGGGTACACTTATGACATCTTGATTTTAGAAAAGCACCTTAAAGTGGCTGAGAAATTTATTACCGCTTTTCCTAACCAACCTTTTGTCATTGATCACATTGCCAAACCAAATATCAAAGAGAAATCAATAGATACTTGGAAGGCAGATATGCAAGCGATCGCAAAACATAAGAATGTCTACTGCAAGTTATCAGGCATGGTAACTGAAGCAGATTGGAGCAATTGGAACGACGACGATCTTATTCCGTATATCGATGCTACCATCGAAACATTTGGTGCCGACAGAGTAATGATCGGATCGGATTGGCCAGTATGTACCTTAGGAGGAAGTTATCAGAGAGTGATGGGGGTAGTGATGGATCGAATTAACCTTCTTTCAGAAACCGACCAAGAAGCTATCTTGGGAGGAAACGCAATTAAATTTTATAACCTTTAA
- a CDS encoding aldo/keto reductase: MKPTYITGDYKESKFFNNESRLVCGLSGIGGVWGHVPERDAVETILYALENGVRVVDTAPSYNMSQAYLGKALKEWEGERPFISSKVGRLKSEKADDCVVDYSSETMRKSVYESLELIGVDSLDLLFLHEPHLVPVERMDEIMSCLMDLKKEGLVKRLGVGGNPPESFYPFLRNDYFDALSGFLKMDACNLTGFEKDIPTLRKEGIGYYAASALHMGLLGRRLDMYNESRPNNEWITNLDVDVAMRMNEIAKQNDIPLSRMALRYLFSMEEADRVVVGPHTVAQMRDLLIAWNEGVLTEDLFNEITNTIIEMRKPVLA, encoded by the coding sequence ATGAAACCTACATATATAACAGGAGACTACAAAGAGAGTAAATTTTTCAACAACGAAAGCCGTTTGGTGTGTGGACTATCAGGTATTGGTGGGGTATGGGGACACGTTCCTGAAAGAGATGCCGTAGAGACGATTCTTTATGCACTAGAGAATGGTGTTCGTGTGGTTGACACTGCTCCTTCTTATAATATGTCTCAAGCTTATTTAGGTAAAGCACTGAAAGAGTGGGAGGGTGAACGTCCATTTATCAGCTCTAAAGTAGGTCGTCTTAAGTCTGAAAAGGCTGACGACTGTGTAGTGGACTACTCTAGCGAAACAATGCGTAAGAGTGTATATGAAAGTCTTGAGCTTATTGGCGTGGATTCGTTAGATCTTCTTTTTCTTCACGAACCGCATCTAGTACCTGTTGAGCGTATGGATGAGATCATGTCTTGTCTTATGGATCTAAAGAAAGAGGGGCTTGTAAAACGTTTAGGTGTTGGTGGAAACCCTCCAGAATCATTTTACCCTTTTCTAAGAAATGACTATTTTGATGCATTGTCTGGATTCTTGAAAATGGATGCGTGTAACCTTACAGGTTTCGAAAAAGATATTCCTACACTCCGCAAAGAGGGGATTGGATACTATGCGGCTTCGGCTCTACATATGGGACTTCTTGGTCGTCGTTTAGACATGTACAACGAATCACGTCCAAACAACGAATGGATCACAAACTTAGATGTAGATGTTGCAATGAGAATGAATGAAATTGCCAAGCAAAATGACATTCCTCTTTCTCGTATGGCACTTCGCTACCTATTCTCAATGGAAGAGGCAGATCGTGTCGTTGTAGGACCACACACCGTAGCTCAAATGCGTGACCTATTGATCGCATGGAACGAAGGTGTATTGACAGAAGATCTTTTCAATGAGATCACCAATACTATTATTGAAATGAGAAAACCAGTACTAGCATAA